The Geobacter sp. AOG2 genome includes a window with the following:
- a CDS encoding PLP-dependent aminotransferase family protein, translating into MINATTIPDSMAPLYERVAIEMATLIGEGTFRAGDRVPSIRQLSRRFDVSINTAMQAYALLEDQRLIEARPQSGYYVRARAPEIISPRLSPSTQIKPATVTISELCHQVIRNMMNRDILPLGSAIPNPRHLPVDKLNRILASETRRFSDPSVSYLMPPGWERLRVQIARRSLETGISATPDEVLVTAGCVEAVLLALRATCRSGDTIAVESPFYFNFLQMIAELGLKALEIPATPREGISIEALRYAIEHNRVSACLVIPNFGNPLGSLMPSERKRELVELLARHEIPLIEDDIYGDLVFGNDRPVAAKSFDRKGLVIYCSSFSKTLSPGYRVGWTIAGRYQERMERLKMMMNLSCSSPTQLAVAEFLATGGYDHHLRTVRRIYARNMSLMRDAVVRFFPEGTRMTHPAGSFILWVEMPEQVNSITLYHRALEQGIGIAPGSLFTLTENKYRNFIRLSTAIWDDGIEQGVKKLGELARNLLEG; encoded by the coding sequence GACAGCATGGCGCCCCTCTATGAACGGGTGGCCATTGAGATGGCAACCCTGATTGGTGAAGGCACTTTCCGGGCCGGCGACCGGGTCCCGTCGATCCGGCAACTCAGCCGACGTTTCGACGTCAGCATCAATACGGCCATGCAGGCCTATGCGCTCCTGGAAGACCAGCGCCTGATCGAGGCGCGGCCCCAATCCGGCTATTATGTGCGGGCCCGTGCCCCGGAGATCATCTCACCCCGCCTCTCCCCCTCGACGCAAATCAAACCCGCGACGGTAACCATCAGCGAACTCTGCCACCAGGTGATTCGCAATATGATGAACCGGGATATCCTGCCCTTGGGGAGCGCGATCCCCAACCCGCGTCACCTGCCGGTGGACAAACTGAACCGGATACTGGCCAGTGAGACGCGCCGATTCAGCGATCCGAGCGTCTCCTACCTCATGCCTCCTGGTTGGGAACGACTCCGGGTACAGATCGCCCGGCGCTCCCTGGAAACCGGAATCAGCGCCACTCCCGACGAGGTCCTGGTTACCGCCGGCTGCGTCGAAGCGGTCCTTCTGGCATTACGCGCCACCTGCCGTAGCGGCGACACCATCGCAGTGGAATCCCCTTTCTATTTCAACTTCCTCCAAATGATTGCCGAACTGGGCCTGAAAGCCCTGGAAATCCCCGCCACCCCACGGGAAGGGATCAGCATCGAGGCGTTACGTTACGCCATCGAGCACAACCGGGTGAGCGCCTGCCTGGTGATCCCCAACTTCGGCAATCCCCTGGGGAGCCTCATGCCGAGCGAGCGCAAGCGTGAGTTGGTGGAACTACTGGCCCGCCACGAGATCCCCCTGATCGAGGACGACATCTACGGCGACCTGGTGTTCGGCAACGACCGCCCGGTCGCGGCCAAGTCCTTTGATCGCAAGGGGCTGGTCATCTACTGTTCATCCTTCTCCAAGACCCTCTCCCCCGGATATCGCGTGGGGTGGACCATTGCCGGGCGTTATCAGGAACGCATGGAACGGCTCAAGATGATGATGAACCTCTCCTGTTCCTCCCCAACCCAGTTGGCCGTCGCCGAATTCCTGGCCACCGGCGGCTACGACCACCACCTGCGGACGGTGCGCCGCATCTATGCCCGCAATATGTCGCTCATGCGGGACGCTGTAGTGCGTTTCTTCCCGGAGGGGACCCGCATGACCCACCCGGCGGGGAGCTTTATCCTCTGGGTGGAGATGCCGGAACAGGTGAACTCCATCACCTTGTACCACCGGGCGCTGGAACAGGGGATCGGCATCGCGCCCGGCTCGCTCTTTACGCTTACGGAGAATAAGTACCGTAATTTCATACGCTTATCCACGGCAATCTGGGACGACGGCATCGAGCAGGGCGTGAAAAAACTGGGCGAACTGGCCCGCAATCTATTGGAAGGATAA
- a CDS encoding FRG domain-containing protein: MKVLQDQLFDKIAVPNSFEEIIEIAQTTIPDALNYNVRFWRGQSNIEWPVHSSAYRRLAIREKQVTEKAMQAYEKRLLQEASHKGYRFVDGKLLSDLELLARLQHHGAATRLVDFTKNLLVALWFCVASDEKKTGSLIGLHCFYVGGTEGTLKVNPYEEEVEDLEKYDYPRVWEPPAVTNRVAAQHALFLYSDVISAKHGSLKFPENENGALIIVISPQLKAKTKVILQQIFDVRHLTLFPDLDGFSFTNNCTLDPYNNMRW; this comes from the coding sequence ATGAAAGTTTTACAGGATCAACTATTTGACAAAATAGCTGTTCCAAATTCATTTGAGGAAATTATTGAGATCGCTCAAACCACCATTCCTGACGCTTTAAATTACAATGTTAGGTTTTGGCGCGGGCAGAGTAACATTGAATGGCCAGTTCATAGCTCTGCATACAGACGATTAGCCATACGTGAAAAACAAGTAACCGAAAAAGCCATGCAAGCGTACGAAAAAAGACTTCTCCAAGAGGCTTCACATAAGGGGTACCGTTTTGTAGATGGCAAGCTACTGTCGGACTTGGAACTCCTAGCGAGACTTCAACATCATGGAGCAGCAACGCGCCTTGTTGATTTCACAAAGAACCTACTTGTGGCTTTATGGTTCTGTGTAGCGTCAGATGAAAAAAAGACAGGCTCCTTGATTGGCCTACACTGCTTCTACGTAGGAGGAACCGAAGGTACACTCAAAGTAAATCCATATGAGGAAGAAGTTGAAGATCTCGAAAAATATGATTACCCAAGGGTATGGGAACCACCTGCTGTTACAAACAGAGTTGCGGCCCAACATGCATTGTTCCTGTACAGTGACGTAATTTCTGCGAAGCATGGCAGTCTCAAATTTCCTGAAAATGAAAATGGTGCTTTAATTATTGTTATTAGCCCACAGTTAAAAGCCAAAACCAAGGTTATTCTTCAGCAAATATTTGATGTCCGGCATCTGACACTTTTTCCGGATCTCGATGGGTTCTCGTTTACTAATAATTGCACATTAGATCCATACAATAACATGAGGTGGTAA
- a CDS encoding zinc-dependent alcohol dehydrogenase family protein encodes MRAMVMLRSNVTLMLRNIPVPLPVAGELLLKVTACGICRTDLHVVDGELTEPKLPLVPGHQIVGVVEKLGEGVTGFRRGDRVGVPWLGGTCGECDFCVSGRENLCDRALFTGYQKNGGFAEYCTADSRFCFPLPEGYPDTQAAPLLCAGLIGYRSLRMSGTGKRLGIYGFGSAAHIVTQVAVWQGREVYAFTRPGDAAGQQFAREMGACWAGGSFDAPPTPLDAAIIFAPAGELVPAALRAVGKGGVVVCGGIHMSDIPAFSYDILWGERSIVSVANLTRRDGVEFLKLAPQVPVRTEVEIFPLEQANEALAALREGRIRGAGVLVP; translated from the coding sequence ATGCGTGCAATGGTCATGTTACGTTCCAATGTTACGCTGATGTTACGGAATATACCCGTTCCTCTACCGGTCGCAGGGGAATTGCTGCTGAAGGTCACGGCGTGCGGCATCTGCCGGACCGACCTGCATGTGGTGGACGGGGAACTGACCGAGCCGAAGTTGCCGCTGGTGCCGGGGCACCAGATCGTGGGGGTGGTGGAGAAACTTGGGGAGGGCGTGACGGGGTTCCGGCGCGGCGACCGGGTCGGGGTTCCCTGGCTGGGGGGCACCTGCGGGGAATGCGATTTCTGCGTCTCGGGGCGGGAGAATCTCTGCGACCGGGCCCTGTTCACCGGCTACCAGAAAAACGGCGGCTTTGCCGAATACTGCACCGCCGACAGCCGTTTCTGCTTCCCCCTGCCGGAAGGATATCCCGACACCCAGGCCGCACCGCTCCTCTGCGCGGGATTGATCGGCTACCGGTCCCTGCGCATGTCCGGGACGGGAAAGCGGCTCGGCATCTACGGCTTCGGGAGCGCGGCCCATATCGTGACTCAGGTGGCGGTCTGGCAGGGGCGAGAGGTCTATGCCTTCACCCGGCCGGGGGACGCGGCGGGACAGCAATTTGCGCGGGAGATGGGGGCCTGCTGGGCGGGCGGTTCCTTCGATGCGCCGCCAACGCCCCTGGACGCGGCCATCATCTTCGCCCCGGCGGGAGAACTGGTGCCGGCGGCGCTCCGTGCGGTGGGCAAAGGGGGGGTCGTGGTCTGCGGCGGCATCCACATGAGCGACATACCGGCCTTTTCCTACGACATCCTGTGGGGCGAGCGGAGCATCGTCTCGGTGGCCAACCTGACCCGCCGCGACGGGGTGGAGTTCCTGAAGCTGGCGCCCCAGGTGCCGGTCAGGACCGAGGTAGAGATCTTCCCCCTGGAACAGGCCAACGAGGCGCTGGCGGCCCTGAGGGAAGGGAGGATCAGGGGAGCCGGGGTGCTGGTGCCTTAG
- a CDS encoding RNA-binding protein: MAKELYVGHLPEEVTEEDLYKLFSVMGMVTSVHLIIDPETKEFKRCGYVRMAAGVDPKEVAETLDGAYLIDRVITVSIAREQKPDKPVKGGKPGGARRTGPGAGAKTGAGAKFGGGPKTAAGAKPGAGARSAARPKPAAERRTGAETRSEAGERSGAGARTGSRARAIAESRLGAVSRPAAEARSGFGPKGGAGARSDAGARSGAGTRSDSGARSGAGARPASADRSGRPQRPGGDRKGPRKGR, translated from the coding sequence ATGGCTAAGGAATTATACGTTGGACACCTGCCGGAAGAGGTGACGGAAGAGGATCTGTACAAGCTGTTTTCGGTGATGGGGATGGTCACTTCCGTGCATCTGATCATCGACCCCGAGACCAAGGAGTTCAAACGCTGCGGTTATGTGCGCATGGCGGCGGGCGTGGACCCCAAGGAGGTGGCCGAGACCCTGGACGGCGCGTATCTGATCGACCGGGTCATCACGGTGAGCATCGCCCGGGAGCAGAAACCGGACAAACCGGTCAAGGGCGGCAAGCCGGGCGGGGCCAGGAGAACGGGACCCGGAGCGGGGGCGAAAACCGGTGCCGGAGCGAAGTTCGGCGGGGGACCGAAAACAGCCGCGGGCGCGAAGCCGGGCGCCGGGGCAAGGTCTGCCGCGCGGCCCAAGCCTGCCGCGGAACGAAGGACCGGTGCCGAGACAAGGTCCGAGGCGGGAGAGAGGTCCGGCGCGGGTGCGAGGACCGGTTCGCGGGCAAGGGCCATTGCCGAGTCCCGGCTTGGCGCCGTATCCCGGCCCGCTGCCGAAGCGCGGTCCGGTTTCGGGCCAAAGGGAGGTGCTGGTGCGAGGTCCGATGCCGGTGCCCGGTCGGGCGCGGGAACGCGGTCCGATTCCGGAGCGAGGAGCGGCGCGGGAGCACGGCCGGCAAGCGCCGACCGCAGCGGCAGACCCCAACGTCCGGGCGGCGACAGGAAAGGCCCGCGCAAGGGGCGTTAG
- a CDS encoding SDR family oxidoreductase, translated as MSGQTIFITGASAGFGAACARIFAQPGNRLILTARRIDPLLALQAELAGTAEVHIIPLDVRDREAVQGAVNSLPEPFREIDVLINNAGLALGLEPAHQVSLDDWETMVDTNIKGLMYCTRLILPGMVARNRGHVVNISSTASSWPYPGGNVYGGTKAFVTQFSRNLRCDLLGTKVRVTCIQPGMAETEFSKVRFKGDEAKAAQVYEGTEALTAVDIAETVLWTVNRPAHVNINTLEVMSIDQAWAPFAIHREKR; from the coding sequence ATGAGCGGACAAACCATCTTCATCACCGGGGCATCGGCAGGTTTCGGCGCCGCCTGCGCCCGTATCTTCGCCCAGCCCGGCAACCGCCTGATCCTGACGGCCCGCCGCATCGATCCGCTTTTGGCCTTGCAGGCGGAATTGGCCGGCACGGCCGAGGTCCACATCATCCCGCTGGACGTGCGCGACCGGGAGGCGGTGCAGGGGGCGGTGAACTCTCTGCCGGAACCGTTCCGCGAGATCGACGTGCTGATCAACAACGCAGGCCTGGCGCTGGGGCTGGAACCGGCCCATCAGGTCAGCCTGGACGATTGGGAGACCATGGTGGACACCAACATCAAGGGGTTGATGTACTGCACCCGCCTGATCCTGCCCGGCATGGTGGCCCGCAACCGGGGGCACGTGGTCAATATCAGCTCCACCGCCAGTTCGTGGCCCTATCCGGGGGGCAATGTGTACGGCGGCACCAAGGCCTTCGTGACCCAGTTCTCCCGCAACCTGCGCTGCGACCTGCTGGGGACCAAGGTGCGGGTGACCTGCATCCAGCCCGGCATGGCCGAGACCGAGTTTTCCAAGGTCCGCTTCAAGGGGGACGAGGCGAAGGCGGCCCAGGTCTACGAGGGAACCGAGGCCCTGACGGCGGTGGATATCGCCGAGACGGTGCTGTGGACGGTGAACCGCCCGGCCCACGTGAACATCAACACCCTGGAGGTCATGTCCATCGACCAGGCCTGGGCGCCGTTCGCCATCCACCGGGAGAAGCGGTAA